The genomic DNA ATTAATTTTATTACAATtaggttaatttagttaatttagatAAGTCtttaaataacacatattccacaaactccctgtgttcgatacccacttgccactaactatttagtagtaattggattaaatttgattgtgaccacgacatcacgtcaaatttttgcgccgttgccggggagtagtgtgcaacgtgtgttattttttatctttttaagtttgttattttctggtttacgctgggtgtgttagtgtgcaggtatttacatgtgcatgcgtactagaagctcacacaagctatcaccattggcaTTTGATCCAGAAATTGAACGGACTTTAAGAGGAAACATAATCTTGTTAAGAGAGAACAAAATCAGCGGTTCACCAACTACACCAATTACACCACTTAGATGCATGgatccaccgccaccaccaccaccaccacccactacagGTGAGCTTATACCACCTTTCATACCATCATCAACTCAACCTTCGCCAAATACCACCATGCCTAGCACCACTACCGATCCTACTCCACAGCATGATGTTACACCACCCAACACTACACAACCTATTACTACCCAAGGTGAACCTACACATACCTTTAACCCTTCTACCACAATTCCATCAATTTTCCATTTCTTCCCAGCTATGGGTCAATCATCTTCAACCTATTCAATACCACCAAATTCAACTATTGTTCATGCTACTTCTACATTTAGACCATCGAACCAATAGGGTTTTCAATATTCATCTTTTCCATTCGGGTAATCTTTAGGTATAGGAGGAGATGGATATGATGAAGGGTATGAAGAGTTTGAGGGATATGAGGAAGAAGGATATGcgtatgggggtgatggagatcaAGGGGAGTTTACTTATGTACAAGGTCAAGCTCAAAGAATGCCAAGTGTTGGTGGGATTCCACAACAACAAATTATACCACAACATATTCGGCCAAGGCCTCAAGGGCCACAATTGCAACGTCCTACACCGTTACAACAAATTCGTCCGCAAAATGTACAACATCCATttcaaaggccaattcaacaacaaccgattcaacaacaatttcaaccacCATTTGCACCTCAAGGGCCCATGCAAAAATGGGTCCTATTCGTCCAGGGGTTCGGATTGGTGTACCAAGAAGACATTTTCGAGAACATGCAAGAGGCATTGAAGCACATTTTAGACCGGTAATCACTCATaacccttcaccggtagtcatCCCTCACAATGATCAAGGGAGGACATTTGAAGTGAGAACCAATTCATTACAAAGCTTGCCAAAATATATGggtctagcaacggaggagccttattttcatttggggcttatgactcgatttgcaacactcttgggagtcaaggattTTTGGCCGATGATGTCAAATTGGTActattccaattttctttggaagacaaGGCGAAAAAGTGGTTCTACACATTACCTTCGGCATCTATCTATACATGGGCGAAGATGCAACAAATTTTCTTAGATGAATTTTACACCGCTCAAAAGATAAATGATGCTAGGAAAGGgttgagaagttttcaacaacaacaagaattGCCCACATCATGGGATAGAGTTATGGGAATTGATGAATGCTTTCCATGAGAGGTTAAGTGCCGAAGATGCTCGCGATTGAATGTCTATTACCAATGACACTTTTAGCACAAACTACGAGCatgacgattgggaatttttggaacaaatgGCGGTCACATCAAAAAggaaagctcaagcatcaaggagagcacgaccggccattACCCGAACTCAAGTGCACGCGGTAgacgatggtaatgttcaaacttctaatcaaatttatgatgtttgtgcactTTGTAATGAGTTAGgacatgcggctgaaaattgccaaggaatggaagggcaatatgaggaGGTGAATGCTTTGCAAGGGCAATATGAGGAGGTGAATGATTTGCAAGGGCAATATGAGGAGGTGAATGCTTTGCAAGGGCAAtaagggggtggtagaaattacaaaatgaattctaacacttaccaccccggttTGAGAAACCACCGAAACTTTCGATCCGGGAATCCCTCAAATCAAGCCAACCCGAATTTTCAAGGAAGTCAAGGTAACTTTGCTCCACGCCAACCGTTCAATAATCAAAGTGGGTTTTCGGGTCAAAGTTCTTCTGGTGGAAATGAGGTCATGGAGATGCTCAGGGCAATGCAACTAGAGATGCAGCGAAGAAATCAAATGGATGATGTTCACATGCAAAAAGATAAAATCCGTGACAATGCTATTCAATCgttgaccactcaaatgggtcaacttgcaagtGACGTGGCATTATTGAAGAAAGAAAAAGGTCAATCACCAAGTGACACAGTGATAAATCCCAAGAACACAAAAAGCATTAacatcaatgtggtaagcaccgttccaAATACTAAATTTAATGAAACATTGCTAACTTCTTCGTATCAAGTGAACTCAGGTTTGGAAAAAGATGCCGAAGTCGAGAATGATAAAGAGTATGGAGCTCCAATCGTGCGTATCCGAGTGGGGAAACTAAAAATTCCTCATGCATTATTGGATTATGGGGTGAGCATGAGTGTGTTACCAGGTGATCTATACGACATGTATGATTTTGGTCCGCTTCAGGATGTAGACACCATGGTGAATTTGGCGGATGaaagttggaggcgtccacggggaatGGTTAAGAATGTTATGATTCGGTTGGGAGAATTCGAATACCCGGTGGATTTTCTGGTTTTAGATTATGCTACTACCATGATGGCATCACAGCAAAGGGTGATTTTAGGTCGACCATTTCTCTACACGGTAAATGCTCAAATCGATTGTAGAGTAGGAATCATTACCATAACCGAAAAGAACCGTAAGTTATTATTTGATGTTTAGACTAAGATGATTAGTTACGGTTTTGTTGAGGCGAAGGATAGCGGGTTTAGTGAAAAGGTGTTTCAAAGAATGAGAAGAAATCACCCACCGGATCGTGAAGAAAAGCATAAGGGTTCAAGCAAGAGTGTATTTGATTACCCACCGAGTCGAAACGACACGGATGCATTTTGCTCAATGGCACGAAGAAGTGATGGAGATGGCAGTAACCGCTTCTTTGAGCCACCTTAAATGGGGGTGGCACGTTCTGGCTGAAGACCTGaaaacttagcgctgctcgggaggcaacccgagGTTTTTCACTGATCTTGTTATTTCTCTATttttctatgtttcagggccatggcaacactcaagtgtggggaggaTGTGCGGATATTTGTGTGAATGTGGTGATAGGAAATTGGATCATTTACAATATCTGTTGTgtcaaacttcaccaggtcaatgtactTTTTCCTTAGACTTGTcatgttctttagctttgaaatattgTTAGTTTATTAGTTTgcttttgtttataaaaaaaaaacaaagttgaTGTTTTTGATGTTTAAGCGATCTTCCTTTCAAAACCATACGTTGGGACAATGtaacccaagtgtggggatgaggggaaattttgaaaaatttctGAAAATTGTAAATTTTTAAAAATCAAGTGACATTGGTTCGATTTGAACATTTGAATACAAAACCGCATGATACACCGGCATCCCATATTCCCTTGTtctttcttggtgagagttgagcCATCTCTTTGAATttgttagaaatatttttctttgatgagagtggcaatgGGTGGGgtacattagaacttgtgcttagATGCGGTTTGAGGCCTTAGCTTTGCATGAATGTGAAAATGATAAGGGCATTTACGTAGCCTCGTCATGatgagtgcgagtgtgggatttggggggttagacctcataaattatatatatgagcatggtagtgagatGGGCGGGGGTTTGGACTTTAGTAGCCCATTTAAGCTTTGAGCCGATCTTTTAGTATAATCATCTTGTTCTAGTATGCTTCTTTGTTATGTTTGTTAaatcgaaagaaaaaaaaagatatgaaaaagaagaagaaaaaaagaagaaaaagcaatgaaaaaaaaagagaaaaacagATTGATGTATTGTATATAGATGTTATGTTTAGATAGaaataaaaagaccgggtcgaatCATTAGCTACTACATATATTTCCATTTCCTACCTGTATGACTAGCCGTGTTACAACCTTTAAGTCCCTTTGATTCGCATGCATGTTTAGCAAATTCTTTAGGGGAAGGACCGATTTGAGTACAAGCATATGATTATTCAACTACCCATTTACCTTAAGTGTGTTCTAGCTCTTTTTTGCTAGTATTATTTGTCACTGAGAGGAGAGTTATTGTGAGGGGTGTGTGATGCGCGGTTTTAAGAAAGAATTAGTAAATGAGGATATTTATTTGCTTGTTTTGTGCTTGATCGCTTGAATAAATTGTGTTTTGTTGAATGGGTTGCTTGGGgaaagcaacggttaagtgtggggatgtgacgggtagtccgtaggacaacccttaagtggtaTAAATGCTAATAAAATCCTACATTTAATCGGGTAGTTGtctagaattagataactacggttgtttgtgtttcaggtacaaacgagagcttaaaatggaaggaacacggagaataaatgaaaaaaatcagttttttgaattgaagaattaagaggatagcatgatagaggacgaaattacgagaacgtaggcgaaaacggtgaagaaaacggagttgaaacgaaaaagttatgctgaaaataAGTTTTCATGTTGAAGCCTGTCGTAGGCTACGGcaagggccgtagcttacggtgccgactggcactttttgtcaccgtatgacagtttaAAGCCATCGTAAGCCATTCCAAGACACCGTAAGCTATGGTggctaggggtgtaaacaagcctagaggctcgagagctactcgtgatcggctcggttaaaagctcgaatgagccgagccttaacgagcccgagcccgagctcaagcctgaaatagagctcgttttgttatcgagcccgagctcgagcctgaaatacaaagcttgtttagctcgcgagcctaaacgagcccatacaaaattttagtttttttatatataatatattaataatgatgataacattgatgaGCCGAGCTCAAGCCGAACTTTGGCTCATTTAAATGATGTTGAACTTAACTTGAGCagagcttttagctcgtttaaggttgttctcaaaatatttggagccgagtcgagccgagctcgagctttgggttttactcgcgagccgagctcgagctcaaaaaagtaggctcgaaccgagccgagctcgagctcgagcttcataaaaacctaacgagccgagctcgagcatGGTCGAGCTTGGGCTCGGCCTgtctcgtttacacccctaacggtggccaccgtagcttacggcgctgacctgcgtaaatgtgtaacttccaccttttaatGCGGATTTCTGGTGTCTTTTCACCTCTAATCATTCCCATTCGGTTACACACAGTTCTAGGGGCGATTTCGAGTGTTCTTGGTGCTTGAAGACAATTTCcaatcattcggtttgtgtttttaattgtTATGAACATTGAAACTTGTGTGAGGATGATGATTCAAGCGATGAGTGGCTAAACTCTTGATGACTATATTTGGTTAAAGGTTTGTCTTAGACTTtatgcttgatttcctgatttctagaataacaaactTTGTCTTTATGATTGTTTGTTATTGTGTGTGATTGATTGTctgtaaattgttgattcttatgttaatcTAATTTGAAACCATACATTCTTGGTGCCATTGGCAATCGatatatcatgggtagaattaggattgggtaagggttaattggtcatcgggtaacaacctcacgttctaggaatctgagtacttagttccctttcatcactacaagtaatcacacatgaatTATGTCTAtatagttctttctagtggaatgatagcaTAAATGTCAAAGGAAACtggaaactaaagatggtcatttgtttctaaattgtttacaaccaacactttcattttgcaattagaatagtaatcttagttttaaaaatcaagTCAATCAATCCAACTCTTGAATTAATTTTATTGCAATtaggttaatttagttaatttagatAAGTCTTTAAATAAGACATATTTCACAAACtgcctgtgttcgatacccacttgccactaactatttagtagaaattggattaaatttgattgtgaccacgacatcacgtcacaTATCATTAACTTCTTTTTTAGAAGTATATTATGAATGTACATATGTGCACATTACAAATCGGACATGTACACTTAAAGAAGATGATCAGATGGGAACAATATTTGTTaatgtacatatatgtacatacGTTTTTAAATGGTGATTACGTATAATACATATATGTACATTCACTTCTACAGTGTTTTTTATCATGTTCTAGATGGAACAACATATTATATAATGGTTATATTTTTTAGAATTAAAAAATTAGTTAATTTGTGAGAGAAAAAAATAAGAGAGAatgtaattaattatttaattggAGAGAGAAGTAGTTAATAATTTACCTTTATACtcttttcatttattttttacATATAAATAATTACAAAACTGTCATTATTAAAATTTCCAAGATCTAAACAATTAATGGCTCAGATTAGTCCACACATTTCACTCTAAACGTAATATTCACTCTAGAAatataccctatatatatatatatatatatatatatatatatatatatatactagtataTAAACACGATTAGAAAGTCTTTTGAAAGTTAAAAATTGTAAGtgtaaatactaaaagttgtgcCGTAAAAGTACAAAAACAAAAgtaaaacaaaaagataaaagtACAAAACACAAAAAAGTGTTCACAATCCTTTCTAATTGTATTATAGTTAATTTGTGTGCATCCAtgaaataattataataatgCTAACTAATTAATATAAGGTGATAATACACACACACCCCTCTATAATCTTATTTTTACATTCCCTAGTGTATACGGGCTGTATAAGGTTATATGGCCGTGTAGAATGATTTTGCACACAAATAAATGCactggatttttttttattttacatgtATACGGACCGTATACCATTATATAGCCCGAATACATATGTATATGACCAATATAATGTTACACGGCCAGATGTGTTTATTTTTTGAGGTTTGATCAGTTTTTTGGGTTTTAAGatctgtatacgggccgtataaagctatacggctcgtatataattttttttgtgtAAAACCAAACAACCATTTAATAAATTTTAGTAATTCTTTAGATAACATTTTCAGTATCCGGAgtttgttggtttgtttctagCTAAGATTCAGAATGCTTGAATATGGTGATATTAGAACACTGTACATTGCATGTAAACATAGTGGCTTTGAGATGCAAGGATCTTCGAATGTGGTATGTACGTTAAATTTCATTAAATGATACTTTTATTCGTCTGTTTACTACCAGATGGAGTCCTTTCATGGTCTAATCATATCAACTatgtaagagagagagagagagagagagagaaagagagagagagagagagagagacctttAAGTACGGATTCTATagctgcatttggaacaagaagtccaacaattcgTTCATTATCCGTCGTTGTCTCAATGCCCACAACACGTAGTCGTTGATGGGCTTTGCGGGCCTTTTGttgtttaataaattttagtGATTCTTTAGATAGCATTTTCAGTATCCGGAGTTTGTCGGGTTGCTTGTAGCTAGGGTTCAGAATGCTTGAATATGGTGATATTAGAAAAGGAAAAACACTACCATAGGTGAACCCTATAGAAGAAATCGCAGCCTGatacataaaaatacatataatgaGTTATCGTCTTCTGAACCCAAACAACAGTCCATGTGGGTTGTCGCCAGAACCCTTCCAATGAGCGTCTGTTAACTACCGGATGGAGTACTTTCGTGGTCTAATCATATCAACTATTCACTATATGGAGCAGATAACCGTGAACTTTAAGTCGGTGGGAATAATGAATGGAGGAATATATTTTACTTATTTTATGTTTAATATATGAAACATATTATATAAGTTTTTAGATGGTGTTTGTAAGGTTTAATTGCCTTGTGTAACTATGATTGACATCTGTCATTAACATTTATATACGGAATGGGATTCTTCGAGATCTATAACAAACGGAACAAGATTTTTCGAGAactagaaaaggagaaaatacgaaacaagattcttcgagaactagaaaaggagaaaatacggaacgagATTCTTCAACTAATTGGTCAGCAGTCATTACTTCTTATTTCTTAATGAACTTGAATTCACGAAATGATGAGTAATGTAACGAGAAGCGTTGAGATTCAAGGATTTAGTCGCCATGATgagcagttggtcgatgacatgatagataaaATGCGGAAATGTTGCATAATTCATTTAGTTTCTATTTGACACCTTcaatctccgttgcattctcttTGGTGTCAGAAGAGCGGGATGCAATAAGTGTACAATCCATATAATGGTTATGTCACCTGCGAGTTTATATGGATTAGAACAACATTAATGGCTGTAATAGGTTGTGGTTTAGCTAAAATGACATCAAGCATGACTAACGGCTCAAGTAAGTGTCTAAAAAACAAGTTGCTTTCTGTGCTTTTGACACGCCTCCAATGTGAACAAACCATCCATGTATGTTGAAAGTTATATACATAATCATTGTATAGAGCTGCAGCAATAGATTCACCAATATCGTTGATCTAGAATTGGAGAGTCGTTGTGTATTTACTTACTTATTgttgaaaagatttgttgaaatcgaagaaaagagtaaaaaagatgaaaTGAGGCGTGTTATGTTGGAAACTGAGGTTGAAAATGTAAAGTAAAACATTTATATTTGCAAGTAAAACATTTAACATCTCATTAACGCAAATGCAATACTTACAAAGTTTGATAGGCACTAGTTGTCAAtacagaaacttaacaagagaagcaactaagaAAGTGGTGAACGGTGAGGAACACATTTAACATCTCACCTCCCTTTAATCATCATAACCAATAACCTTCACCTTTTCACTGTCAATGCACTCCATCCCACATTCTCCCGTGGTTTCTGTACCCATCTGCCTGCGACATGGCATCTAAATacttgaatcccaacgcttctccttacattactCATCATTTCCTGAATTCGAGTTCATTAAGAAGTAATGACTACTGCCTAATTGCAAGACTGTAAACAGCCCGTATAAAGTTATACAGGTCGTATACAACCTTTATAATTTTTTATTCGATCGTATACTCAACATACGAGCACTGTTTTATGTCTTGCATATGGgccatataatgttatacgacccgtatacaattAATCAACTtcctttttttaattagtat from Helianthus annuus cultivar XRQ/B chromosome 7, HanXRQr2.0-SUNRISE, whole genome shotgun sequence includes the following:
- the LOC110866688 gene encoding uncharacterized protein LOC110866688; translation: MNSNTYHPGLRNHRNFRSGNPSNQANPNFQGSQGNFAPRQPFNNQSGFSGQSSSGGNEVMEMLRAMQLEMQRRNQMDDVHMQKDKIRDNAIQSLTTQMGQLASDVALLKKEKGQSPSDTVINPKNTKSININVVSTVPNTKFNETLLTSSYQVNSGLEKDAEVENDKEYGAPIVRIRVGKLKIPHALLDYGVSMSVLPGDLYDMYDFGPLQDVDTMVNLADESWRRPRGMVKNVMIRLGEFEYPVDFLVLDYATTMMASQQRVILGRPFLYTVNAQIDCRVGIITITEKNRKLLFDV